TGCTATGAGTATAGAGGCTACAGTAATTAGACTCCTTTTTTTATTACGCCAAATGTTTCTCCAGGCAATTTTTAGAATCATTGTTTACTAATTAATAATTAATGGATGCGTTTCATGTAATTGGTGGTAAAGTATTCATCAGGTATATCGATACCAAACTTCCACTGACTATAACTAATTACCGTAGATTGTCCCGGTTTATCGACCGGCACAACAGTTAGTTTTGAAGGAAGTAACTTGCTATCAAATGTTTTTACGTCCGATCCTATCATTTGGTTGACCAAAAACATATCTTCATCATAAAAATCTGTCTGCATCTGCATGTATTCTTTTTCATCAATCCAAATGATTATTTTTCCCCAAACAACAGCGGCATTAGGCTTTGGGGTCAACTCTATTTTCCAGCAGGTGTAACCTTCCTTTTCTTCTTCACCAATAATTTTTTTATCATAATCTGTCACCAGTGAAGATTGTTTTACCAAATCATCATTTGTTAAATCGGTGCCCATCCAATTCTGTAACATCATTGAAGGCGGAAACTTTACTGTTCTTTCAATTGTTGGCAGGTAATTCCAAACCTCTTTTTCTCGCATGAGAAAAACAGTGCCCTTTTCTTTTGCTGGACTGGTTATTACTGAAACTGAATAATCTGAACCTTTTGACCAATATTTCATTTTCAATTCTTTGGACCACTTTGGTCTATTGATATTGATGGTGATCTCAGAATAGGACGATTTTCCCCTTAATTTATCATCAGCATTTTTAACAATTTCATCAGCATTTTGACTAAATGAGAAGTTAGAAACAACCATTAACAATAATAATAACTTGTATTTCATGGTAAATTTTTTTTAGAATTTATGTAACCTTTTATAATGTTTTCTTTAATCGAGTTTAAAGGATATGATTCACCAAAAATCATATATTGAATACCAATGCCATCCATTAGCGCCCCTAGTTTGACAGCTTCATTTTCAGGATCATGGTGACCTATCATGGTAAAGAGCTCACTCAATTGTTTGGTGAGTTCTTCATATATGGATGAAATTGTTTTATGAACTGATGGTATTGACCCTACATGTATGGCCAAAGACACTATAAGACTC
This window of the Maribacter cobaltidurans genome carries:
- a CDS encoding outer membrane lipoprotein-sorting protein — its product is MKYKLLLLLMVVSNFSFSQNADEIVKNADDKLRGKSSYSEITININRPKWSKELKMKYWSKGSDYSVSVITSPAKEKGTVFLMREKEVWNYLPTIERTVKFPPSMMLQNWMGTDLTNDDLVKQSSLVTDYDKKIIGEEEKEGYTCWKIELTPKPNAAVVWGKIIIWIDEKEYMQMQTDFYDEDMFLVNQMIGSDVKTFDSKLLPSKLTVVPVDKPGQSTVISYSQWKFGIDIPDEYFTTNYMKRIH